From Phragmites australis chromosome 5, lpPhrAust1.1, whole genome shotgun sequence, a single genomic window includes:
- the LOC133918788 gene encoding transcription factor bHLH68-like isoform X2 — MDRGLVHKSSPLVGEIMGEAGHGCWSVNNLRAPLEEQHHPSPFMPSNTTALSSSPLHSFSSLLLSNHYPLPTTNTSPWHDSSSSSQGLGQQDSWSQLIHGGLANGEDRYKEGQMLFPTTICSEAGGSGNYIYNTTASRGSSTSDEIQLPWGSVHQHHKALQQKASSPRSSSITPTTSLGSNMLEFSNNSSSPRECISTASGSAFKKARTQEPSPAQSTVKVMRKEKLGDRITALHQLVSPFGKTDTASVLLEAIGYIRFLHGQIEALSSPYVGGSNGGGGGCASASSSSSSKQQQHEASVQGERHNIFPEDSGQLLHDSAMKKRGQPDQDGSYEEAKKDLRSKGLCLVPVSCTLDVGLDAVAGPADYWAAAPAFGMGFGR, encoded by the exons ATGGATAGGGGACTCGTCCACAAATCATCACCTCTAGTGGGCGAGATTATGGGGGAAGCAGGCCATGGATGTTGGAGCGTGAATAATTTGAGGGCCCCCTTGGAGGAGCAGCACCATCCTTCTCCTTTCATGCCGTCCAACACCACCGCGCTCTCTTCTTCCCCTCTCCATTCCTTCTCCTCTCTGCTGCTCTCGAATCACTATCCGCTGCCTACAACCAACACATCTCCGTGGCatgacagcagcagcagcagccaaggACTCGGCCAGCAGGATTCATGGAGCCAGCTCATACA CGGGGGATTGGCTAATGGGGAAGATAGGTACAAGGAAGGCCAGATGCTATTCCCAACTACCATTTGTTCAGAAGCTGGTGGGAGCGGCAATTACATATACAACACCACAGCCAGCCGTGGGAGTAGCACAAGTGATGAGATCCAATTGCCATGGGGTAGCGTCCATCAGCACCACAAGGCCTTGCAGCAGAAAGCTTCCTCCCCTAGGTCTTCTTCCATAACCCCGACGACCTCCCTCGGAAGCAACATGCTGGAGTTCTCAAACAACAGTAGTTCACCACGTGAG TGCATCAGCACAGCATCTGGATCAGCTTTCAAGAAGGCCAGGACCCAAGAACCCTCCCCAGCTCAATCTACTGTGAag GTGATGAGGAAGGAGAAACTAGGGGATAGAATAACTGCCCTCCACCAGCTTGTCTCACCGTTTGGAaag ACTGACACGGCGTCTGTACTCCTTGAAGCCATTGGGTACATCAGATTCCTCCACGGTCAAATTGAG GCTCTGAGCTCGCCGTACGTGGGCGGCAGCAATGGAGGTGGTGGCGGTTGCGCCAgcgccagctccagctccagctccaagcagcagcagcacgaggCTAGT gtGCAAGGAGAAAGGCACAACATATTTCCAGAAGACTCTGGCCAG CTCTTGCATGACAGCGCCATGAAAAAAAGAGGACAGCCTGACCAG GATGGAAGCTATGAAGAAGCGAAGAAGGATCTAAGGAGCAAGGGTCTGTGCCTCGTCCCGGTGAGCTGCACGCTGGACGTCGGCTTGGATGCGGTCGCTGGCCCGGCGGACTACTGGGCGGCAGCGCCGGCTTTCGGCATGGGGTTCGGCCGGTAG
- the LOC133918788 gene encoding transcription factor bHLH68-like isoform X1: MDRGLVHKSSPLVGEIMGEAGHGCWSVNNLRAPLEEQHHPSPFMPSNTTALSSSPLHSFSSLLLSNHYPLPTTNTSPWHDSSSSSQGLGQQDSWSQLIHGGLANGEDRYKEGQMLFPTTICSEAGGSGNYIYNTTASRGSSTSDEIQLPWGSVHQHHKALQQKASSPRSSSITPTTSLGSNMLEFSNNSSSPRECISTASGSAFKKARTQEPSPAQSTVKVMRKEKLGDRITALHQLVSPFGKTDTASVLLEAIGYIRFLHGQIEALSSPYVGGSNGGGGGCASASSSSSSKQQQHEASVQGERHNIFPEDSGQVSLSTQLVSLLHDSAMKKRGQPDQDGSYEEAKKDLRSKGLCLVPVSCTLDVGLDAVAGPADYWAAAPAFGMGFGR; the protein is encoded by the exons ATGGATAGGGGACTCGTCCACAAATCATCACCTCTAGTGGGCGAGATTATGGGGGAAGCAGGCCATGGATGTTGGAGCGTGAATAATTTGAGGGCCCCCTTGGAGGAGCAGCACCATCCTTCTCCTTTCATGCCGTCCAACACCACCGCGCTCTCTTCTTCCCCTCTCCATTCCTTCTCCTCTCTGCTGCTCTCGAATCACTATCCGCTGCCTACAACCAACACATCTCCGTGGCatgacagcagcagcagcagccaaggACTCGGCCAGCAGGATTCATGGAGCCAGCTCATACA CGGGGGATTGGCTAATGGGGAAGATAGGTACAAGGAAGGCCAGATGCTATTCCCAACTACCATTTGTTCAGAAGCTGGTGGGAGCGGCAATTACATATACAACACCACAGCCAGCCGTGGGAGTAGCACAAGTGATGAGATCCAATTGCCATGGGGTAGCGTCCATCAGCACCACAAGGCCTTGCAGCAGAAAGCTTCCTCCCCTAGGTCTTCTTCCATAACCCCGACGACCTCCCTCGGAAGCAACATGCTGGAGTTCTCAAACAACAGTAGTTCACCACGTGAG TGCATCAGCACAGCATCTGGATCAGCTTTCAAGAAGGCCAGGACCCAAGAACCCTCCCCAGCTCAATCTACTGTGAag GTGATGAGGAAGGAGAAACTAGGGGATAGAATAACTGCCCTCCACCAGCTTGTCTCACCGTTTGGAaag ACTGACACGGCGTCTGTACTCCTTGAAGCCATTGGGTACATCAGATTCCTCCACGGTCAAATTGAG GCTCTGAGCTCGCCGTACGTGGGCGGCAGCAATGGAGGTGGTGGCGGTTGCGCCAgcgccagctccagctccagctccaagcagcagcagcacgaggCTAGT gtGCAAGGAGAAAGGCACAACATATTTCCAGAAGACTCTGGCCAGGTATCATTATCTACTCAATTAGTCTCG CTCTTGCATGACAGCGCCATGAAAAAAAGAGGACAGCCTGACCAG GATGGAAGCTATGAAGAAGCGAAGAAGGATCTAAGGAGCAAGGGTCTGTGCCTCGTCCCGGTGAGCTGCACGCTGGACGTCGGCTTGGATGCGGTCGCTGGCCCGGCGGACTACTGGGCGGCAGCGCCGGCTTTCGGCATGGGGTTCGGCCGGTAG